In Miscanthus floridulus cultivar M001 chromosome 8, ASM1932011v1, whole genome shotgun sequence, the sequence cgtaggggcatgaccaccttgattgcccaattgatctccattaccataacctaacttaattacctctataaaacacacgttagtcatagtaatcttgtattgtcattaatcaccgaaacccaacaaggggcctagatgctttcaagctaGAAGCTGCCCACCACGAGTCCCAAGACTAGGCGACACTGGCGATGGGAGCCCAAGAGGCAGAGCGGCATGCGGTCAAGTGGGCGACTATTGCTGAGCAGAAGCTCAACGCGGTgtagccttacttgtcggagactAAGGTGTTGCTCGAGAAGTGCTTGGAGGCTCTAGAGGCGGAGTGGAAGGCCTGAGCGGACATCGAGCAGTGAGTACAGTCATCAGAGTAGGAGGTTGTCGCGCTCCAAGGGCAGCTGCTTGGGGTAGTGGATTCGAATGCTTGGCTGTGCGAGAgggtgacccagcaagaggaagggaTTACCATTAGTGAAAGCGCCCACCTCGGTATGTACCTTTCCTACCCTTGGTCGATGTCTTTCTTTTTCCTTGCTCCTGACTCTATCGTCCATTcctagaactgggtggaaaggTTAGCTCTCTATAGCAGGAGCTAGAGATGGCCTAGGCGACGGTCGGTCAGAGCACGGAGGCACTGGCCTGGTCCTTGGAGGAACGAGGCATTCTTGAGGGAGAGCTTGACCAACTCCAAAACATGGCATAGATGATGATCACTGAGGTGTTTGGGTCAGGCCCGAGCACCAGCGTGCCCGCCATCCGACTCGTGGAGATCCTAGAGGAGGTTCAGGCGCTCATCTCCGACGACATGTTCTATAGGGCAACGGGGGTGCTGACGTCGATGGCGACCCATTACCCCACCCTAGACTTCATAGACGCCTACAAAGGGCATGCCACTAGGTGGAGCGCGGACGAGATCCAAGCGCTGGGGGATAGCTTGGTGCCACACGTGCAAGCAGTCACCAAACAGGTCACCGCGTGGTAGGTGATGGAGACTCGTCGCTCGGAGGCCACAGCCATGGGCCAGGAAGGCATCGTCCATCCTGCTAAGGCGATGGAGGCCGGGTCGGAGGCGAGCGTCGTTCCGCCCACAACCAAGCCAAGCATCGTCCCGACCGTAGCCGAGCCATGTGTCGTCCCAGCCATAGCCGAAGCACCTTCGTCCTCGCCAACCGCACCGTCAGCCGACGCGGCTGGGGTGCCgcaataaaataaaaatagaagTAGTCAGTCTTTGTATAAAGATGAATTCATGGGAGAGTCCCCATGTGAACATTTTATGTTCTTTTTGTGATCTTTTTAATCGTGAGGGGGAGCTTGTCCTGCCCGTCCTTGTTTTTCCCTTTGAGTAATTTTGCTTTTGGCCTTTTCTTTTCAAACCTGCCTGTTGActgtaggctacaaccttaagaacctaggtatggcccgtgaggctcagctgctcataatcaTAGGTCATGGCAGGGTTTGATCGGTCGAGAGGCTGAAGCTTAAGTTACCAAGGGCAGTCAGAGGATGGGACGCCCTTTCATTTGGGCGAAATGCATAATTACGTGAAAGTATGGAGGGGGTGGTTCTACACCCCCATGGAGCCCATGAGTGACCCAGGCTGAGAGTGCTTGGGCTGGGGTGCTGTTGGAGTGAGCGTTGAATAGAAATGACTGGTAAAACCAAGCTTAGGAAAAGAAAcgatgtaactgttcgatgttccatgtgttgcttAGGATCTTGCCGTCGTTGTCCTTCAGCCGGTAGGCGCCTGGTCAAATCACCTCGACTaccatgtatggtccttcccatggcggagagagcttgtgcttGTCCTTGGTCGACTGGGTCCTTCGGAGTACGAGGTCACTGACCCCGAGGGTCCTTCCTCGGATCTTTCtctcatggtacctacggagtgTTTGctagtagcgagcggagcggatggtAGCCATTTCCTAGGCTTCCTCGAGTAGGTTGATCATGTCCTGCTGAGCCTCCACACCTCGGGCTCGGtcaaaggcctttactcttggggtgcCGTGATCGTGGTCGAATGGTAACACTGCTTTAGCTATGTACACTAGGATGAAAGGGGTCAACCCTTtggattggtttggggtcattcttaggctccagaggactGCTAGGACCTCAGCGACCCATTGCCCGGCATATTTTTTTGAGCCGGTCGAAGATGCGAGGCTTgaatccttggaggaccatgctatTGGCCCACTCGACCTGACCGTTGTTCCATGGGTGTCTAACCGAGGCCTAACCGATCCTGATGctgtattcatcatagaagtttAGGAACTTCTTGCCGGTGAAGTTCGTTCCATGGTTGGTGATGATATAGTTAaggacaccaaaccgatagatcatgtcgaggaagaacttgatcgcctcttctgagcggatgttggtgatgggcttcacctcaatccacttggtgaacttgtccaccgccatgagcaggtgagtgaagccacctagggcctttttgaggggcccaaccatgtcgaggccctagaccatgaatggctaggtgatggggatggtctggagCTCCTACGCTGGTAGGTGAGTTTACCGAGCATAAAACTAGCATCCTTTTCACCTACGGACAACCTCCTCCATGTCTCACAGCGTGGTGAGCCAGTAGAAACCTTTGTGAAAGGTTTTCCAaaccagtgaccttggggccgcgtgatgtccatAGACTCTGATGTGTATTTTGAGGAGAAGCTATTTCCCCTAGTTGGTTGGGATGCACTTTATGAGTACTCTCGATAGACTTAgtttgtaaagttcatcaccaaTGGCGACGAACatcttggcgcgtcgagcgattcATTGCGCTTCAGTCCTTTCCGGTGGGaggacctcctcgaggaggtaggcaagcAGTGGCGCTCTCCAATCAACTAGGTTGAGTGCCATCATGGCGATGTCGCCATGGAGGCATTAGGGTCAGAGCCCCCAAGCGCCCAGTCAGGGTCGAGGCACGTCGGGGTGTTGGAGCCCCCTAGCGCTAGATCGGTGTCAGAGCGCGCCTGGGTTGGATCCTCTCGAATGTGGGTAGATGGCTCATGGAGGTTGTTTACGAAGACCCCATTGGGAGGTGGACCCCATCTGGTAGCCAACTTTGCGAGGAAGTCGGTAGCGTTGTTGTCTTTTCGAGGGACATGATGAAGCTCGATCCCCCAaaacttgtcctcgagcttgcgcacctcttagcAGTACGCTACCATGAGAGGGCTCATGCAAgaagactccttcatgacctggtcaaccTCTAGCTCTGAGTCTCCATGGACGTAGAGCCATGTTGCGCTGAGTTCGACAGCAATGCGCAACCcattgatgagggcttcatactccATGACGTTATTTGAAGTCGAAAAATGAAGACAGATTGCGTAGCGAGCCTGGTCCCATCCATGGAAATTAGGACCACTCTAGCCCTTGAACTAGGTGCCATGactgacccatcgaagtacatcatccagtactcatgggtgacatccgGGGTCAGGATCTGGACTTTCGTCCATTCGGTGATGAAGTCGGCAAGGGCCTGAGACTTAATCATggtgcgggggatatacctgatgtcatggcccatgagctcgagtgcccacttggagatttagCCAGCAGCATCACGATTACGAATGATCTCCCCTAGTGGGTACGAAGTGACGACCGTGTCCTCGTGGTTGGTGatgtagtgtaggagcttctaggTCGCCATCAGCATGGCATACAGAAGCTTCTAGACCTAGGGGTAATGAACCttggcatcggtgagtacctcactaaCAAAGTACATTGGTCGCTGGACCTTCAGCGTgtgtctcggctcctccctcTCGATGACGAGGGCGGTGCTAACCATGTGTTTGCTTTctgcgatgtagaggaggagaggTTCTCATAGTttaggagcgatgaggattggggccaatgtcagcaatgctttgaggctttccaaagcctattGTGCCTCCTCTGTCCAGACGAACGTGtttgtcttcttgagaagtttgtagagaggcatccccggTTCGCCTAGTCGAGAGATGAACCAGCTCAGGGCAGCTAAGCACCTAGTGAGCATCTgcatgcccttgacattgcgtatagggcccatgttggcaATGGACACAATTTCttcggggttggcttcgatgccgtgttTGGACACGATGtattcgagcagcttccccttcggaaccccgaaaacacacttttcaGGATTCAATTTGACGCTAAACCTTCAGAGATTCTTGAATGTGGTGGCTAAGTCCATGATCAGGTCGCTTGCTTGAACTATTTTCACTACTACATCATCTACATAGACGGTGAtagttggttttggccgctcgacttgatcaggttggtcgggcgggtcaatttggtcggtgaagcattgctgcatgcaccgttgataggtggcacccacgttcttcagaccgaacagcATGGTTACGTAACAGTACACACCATaaggggtgatgaatgaggttgtggcctagtcagactctttcatcgtgatttggtggtagcccgagtaggcatccagaaaggagaggatctcgcatcctgaggtggagtcgactatcttatctatgcgtggcaaaggaaaatgatcctttgggcatgccttgttgaggctagtatagtcaacacatattctccatttcccattcttcttttttaTAAGAACAGGATTAGCAAGCTAGTTAGattggtatacctctttgatgaagccaactaccaggagtttggcgatctcctcgcctatggccctactgaaagccctagtttggttttggttaattaatgaaacctaTTGGACTAATCCTATACTTAAGTGTGTAGATAAGTtaggatggtccaatccaagtgatgaAGCTAGATGGTGATCATGGAGATGGTGATTACCACAAGATAGTGATCAAGAgcttcacatttggaaaagaagaaagagaaaaaaacaaaaatgggctcaaggcaaaggtataaccataggagccatttttggtttagtgatcaagacactatagagagtgtgatcatatttaggatagatagtcgtactattaagaggggagaatCTCGGTTAaagcggttatcaagtgccactaggtgaattcATACATGCATTTGCAttgggacctagtgtgctaacttaacactcttggaaaatgattgtgaaaatgctaactcacTCACACATATGGTGGAACACTTGTggagttggcacatttgcaaaggggtTGAAGAAATGGTGAAAAGGTGCTCACTGAGTagcatcggacgctgcaccggacgtggTTCCCCAtgggaccggacgcgtttggtggCTAACCCTAGCctcggtcaagtgatcggacacgGGCCCCATggcaccggacacgttcggtgccAAACCCTAGCAACGGGGTAGCACAACAAcatcgaccgaacgctgctcCTCAGCAGTGACTGGACATGACTCTGCTTGGCCAGCCACACAGCGCagtagcaccggacgctgggcgcaTCCTGTCAGGCGCCCCAGACGTGTCCGATGCTGAAAAACATGTTTTGAACCTCTCTGAGTTCGCATCGGACGCTGTGGATGCCGAGTCCGATCAatggaccagacacgtccggtggttGCGCAGCGAGCACGCATGAGTAGCCATTGCGCGCCAATGGTAAAATTCAAATGGCTAGGACATGTGTCAATGGGTGATACACCGGACGCACAggcatcggacatgtccggtgcccCTGCAGCGCGTCCGATGCATACGCAGTCGGCCCAATGAATTGGCCAACGGGTATGTTGTTTGGAGGGGGTCTATAAATATAACTTGGCCAGCTTGGGATGATCTCTCTTGACCTTTTGACATTGCTAACATCCCATTGAGCTAAGAatactccctcccactcatctccttgcttgatagtgcaaatcaaagtgagattgagtgattccaagtgcatttgcttgtgttgttgcatctagtggcacttggggatcgttttgctatggttttcttgttactcttgatggttgccgccacctagatggcttggagcagtggaggaggattagcatgagttggtgattgttcgtgaccATCTCCTGGTGATTTGTGAAGGGTATTGCACCTTCCCCGACAAAGAAGTCATAAGGTAGCTCTAAtacattgctcgtgtcattgagttaccttcaCTTGTGGctcggttcttgtggtgcccattgttgggctaggtttgtgaaatACCTATTAGCCATAGAACCACCAAGTGtgtggtcaacacaacggggacgtagcgtgccggcaagcacgtgaaccttgggagaaaatcattgtgtcatttgTCTCCTTGGTTCACTTggtattcatattgtgattgattgtctcttgccggCATTGGTAACTATCTCTATCACTTGCATTACTTTCATATACTCTTGTGTagtcagtgttcgcctaaacggcctaaacggccaattaaacggccTAAACAGCCGATTAAACGGCCACTAAATGGTAAACGGTGATAAACTGTTTTATTTAGGGGGTAAAcgaaaattaaacggttgaccgtttaaatggtCAAAAAATGGGAAAACGGTCTAAATGGCCTAAACGGAACAGAGATAAACTATATTAAATGAGCTAAATAGCTGTTTAAAtggctgtttaggcgaacacgagataaatctagttcagttttgtatggataaatttgtatacttaagtttattatatttataaatgtgtacacttgatatgttacatgcataaatatctatatttggttcttttcacatgcataaatatatatacataccaaaataattgatttttacttggataaatatgtataaatgctagaatacttgatttttacatgcacatatatatatatatataattatatgtattttttttaagtacaaaaccgtttagaccgtttaactttgtttaaacaccgtgtaaacaacctaagcgctaaacgaagggcgaccgtataaagaccgtttaccatttaggaaaacattggtgtagtgatagttgtagtgcTTAGTAGTAGCTCTCTAGATAGAAGTAATTAGTTCTTACTTGCTCACTAGTTTAGAGAGTAGCGATCTAGACTTTGATTGACATAGAGATCATAATATACTAGAATTacttggataggtggcttgcaacacttaGTAGAGTTAGTGCAAAAAGCTTCGCTTCTTAATTGACTAATTAAGTTGGTCTAAGTGTTTTGTAGAAtctttattaggctattcaccccctctagtcataaaggaccttttaagtggtatcagagccatggtcactgttTGTTCAAGGCTTAACATCCTTCGGTGTCAAtatggctcaaattgtgttcaaccatgttggggCCAAACCACCGCAATTCGATGGCACATCCtatgactattggaagagaaaaatgaaagTGCATTTGGGGTCAATCCATGAGAAGGTGTGGGAAGTAACGGAAAATGATTTTGTGATTCTTGATCCCACAAGTCTAACTCCAAGGGAGCAAgaaaacaagcaatgcaacactatGGCTctaaacaccatatacaatgcaattgatccaaaggtgtttgagcaaattaaAGATCTTGAGAGAGCAAGTGAAGTTTGGACAAGGCTAGAAGAAACATATGAAGGCACACCGGCGGTCaagagtgccaagctatacatcctcaaagataagttgacaagtttcaagatgaaggatgatgagagcatcctGGAGatatttcataggcttcaagtaatTGTAAATGAATTGAAGAGCTTGGGTGagaaagtgaatgatgatgatgcatctcatcgattcttgatgtgtctacctccaagatttgaaacattgagattgatcatcataagaggaggattgaaagatataacccctaaccaagtactaggtgatgtcatgacacaagagacataccatgtggaaagggagggggttgaccaagaggaagacaagaagaagaaaagtgtagcTTTCAAGGCTGGTACCTCATCTAAGAgcaagggcaagtcaaagaaagaagtatcaagtgatgatgaggaaacAAGTGACATTAATGATGAGTTCTTAGCCCTATTTGTGTGcaagtttggcaagttcatgaagaagaagggctatggtgctagaaagagaagagatcaaaCCAAGAGTAAAgattatgtgagaagatgctacaaatgcaagagcaaggatcacattgtagtggattgtccctacaatagtgatgataatgaggaagaaaagaagaaggagaagaaggagaagaaggaaaagaagttgTCCTTCACAAAGAAGAAGGGCGGCTCTTATGTggtgacatgggatagtgatgcttcttcggatgatgatgactctagtgatgatgagaagaagacatccaagaagaaggcacttgcaagcatcgccatcaacaacaagccttctctcttcgacactccatcatcatgcttcatggctaaagccactaaggtacaatgtGATGAGAGTGATAGTAGTGatagtgagagtgatgatgaggatcactCAAAGGAGGACCTCATGGACATGTTAGAACAAGCTCATACTTATtttgagataaagagaaaggagtgtaaAGAATTGCACAAGAAGCTTAaagctcttgagcaatcctttaatGAGCTCAATACTACTCATGAGGGACTAATGGaagtccatgagaagcttggcaaagctcacaagaagcttgaaaaggctcactcctctctccttgaACAAAACAAGGATAAgattgttgtaacatgtgacataggagtaacatgtgatattattgatgaatctattcatgctcctatcattattgctcccactaacatatcttgtagcacctccacttctacctcatctactagtgatggtttcacttgtgatacctcactaatagttgagaatgagaccctcaagaaggaggccaatgaGCTCACACGTgctttaggcaatgcctatggcggtgatgcccgcttgctaaattGCTTGGGTAGCCAACGCTTCTCTCTTAACAAatagggattaggctatacccccaagaagggCAAGGTAGCCTTTAtaactcccaaagctagctttgtgaggggcaatggtcggttttgccatagttgcaagcaagtagggcatatagagcaacaatgcaagaacaagaaatcacatgctaatgtatcctcaataaaatttgattcttgttatttgcttacaaAGGGTACcaatagtgtgaaggctaagtttattggtgctTCCATTgttggcccaaagaagaaggcaatTTAGGTGCCCaaaagcttagtaactaacctttaaggacccaagcaagtttgggtacctaaaagaaattgatttacttttgtaggtcaattataaagccagaggaagccattgggtgcttgatagtgggtgcactcaacatatgactggagatgcaagaatgttcaatacAATCAATTCAAGTGGCAATGGTGATTatgacaatggtaaaggcaaggttaaagggtttggtaagatagcaatatccaatgacttgagcatatcaaatgtcttgctagtagagagcttgaacttcaactaaCTATccatagctcaattgtgtgatcttggatttaagtgcatatttggaatagatgatgtTGAGATCATTAGTGTAGATGGTTCAAACTTGATctttaaaggctttagatatgagaacctctatctagttgatttcaatgctagtgaaacaCAATTGAcaacatgcttattcactaaatctagcatgggatggttatggcatagaaggcttggtcatgttggaatgaaacaattgaatagattgattaagcatgatctagtaaaaggcttgaaagatgtggtatttgaaaaggacaaactttgtagctcttgtcaagccgacaaacaagttggtaacacccatcctaagaaaagcatgatgagcactagcaaaccatttgagttattgcacatggatttatttggaccaaccacatacactagcattggtgaaaataaatatgactttgtgatagtagatgatttTACAAGATATACTTGGGTATTATTTCTTAGTGACAAAAGTGATACATTTGctacattcaaatcttttgtcaaaagatgtcacaatgaatttgaaaccaccatcaagaaagttagaagtgacaatggtagtgaatttagaaacactagagttgatgagctttgtgatgaatttggaatcaaacatcaattctcggccaaatacacacctcaatcaaatggccttattgagagaaagaatagaacactcattgatatggcaaggtctatgcttagtgaatataatgtgagtcatttattttgggctgaagctatcaacacggcttgctattatagcaaccgactctattgtcacccaatgatagagaaaacaccatatgagctattgaatggaaaaaagcccaacattgcatattttagagtgtttggttgcaaatgctatatcttaaagaaaggcactagattgagcaagtttgaaaagaaatgtgatgaaggcttcttgcttggttactccaccacAAGcgaagcatatagagtttggaatttggctagtggtacactTGAGGAAgtccatgatgttgaatttgatgaaaccaagggctctcaagatgaagatgagaatcaTGATGATGTGAGAGGTCTACCATTGGCAAATGCAATGAAGCatatggatattggtgatatTAGGCCAAGAGAAGtggttgagattgaagatgacaaagatcaagtgctcactTCTCCTattgtgcaagctagtggttctcaaacacaagatcaacaagtggctagttcatcatctcaatccaatgatcaagctagtacaagcaatcaagtccaaatactccaaccaaccaatattgcaagagatcatccaatagaccaaatagttggtGACATTACAagtggtgtgcaaacaagatcaagattggcatccttTTGTGAACATtattcatttgtgtcatccaatgAGCCAACCAAAATAGTGATGGTGGTGGCAACGGTCGGCTCGCCATGTGCTGCCGCGTGGCGGAGAGGATAAGGTTGATGCGAGCTCAGTGGGGTCCATGGCGTCATTGTCCTTATCTATTAGAGTGCGGCGAGGCAGAGGCAAGGCACCGAGCTTGAGGCGGCATAGCGCGTCGCGGTGTCAGCGTCGTTGTCAGATAGACGATGAAGCTGTCATGTGGGGCCATGGTGTCAGCAGGTgcgagaggaagagagggagcggCTGCGGGTGTGTGCTAGAGATGGGCTGAGCGGCCAGGCCGACCCAAGCTGGGAGAAAGGGAAGGAGAAGCGTGCGTGTGAGCTAGGCTGGTGGCGGCCAAGCGGGAAGGAAGAGGAGGGAAGAGAGAGAGCTGGGCCGCGGTGCGGGCCagaaagggagagaggagagaTTGAGCCTGAGCACCATTTCCTTCTATGAAATCCTTTTCCTTTTCACAGAAATAAACTAGGGTTTATTTGAATTGATTTCTAATTTGAATTCCAAGGGGATTTATGGAGGAAAGGTATGGGGTAATTCAAAGATGGTTTTTAAGGGAAAGTTCAAGGAAATTATTTTGGTGCTACAAATAAATCCTAGAGAAGGAAACAGACAAGCATTTCAAACATAAATGCATAGATGATTTTTAATGCAAGGTTTATTAAAAGATTTTTAAGATGGTTTTATAGAAAATAAACTActcaaaaaattcaaaattttagtgGATTTTAACATGATACAAAACACAGGGTGTTATAGTACAGTAACAACTACTTTGGGGATACCATTGGACTCTCACCTAATTAGTCCAGTGCTCAGTTTAAAAGGGCACTGGACCAATCCGGTGTTGCCATTTCAACTCATTGTTGAGTTTCAAACGACTATTTCTtggagtgtgtgtgtgtgggggggaggGGGTTATTTATACTCCTCCATCTCAGGCATGGGCTCTCTCTTGCCATTTAGAATAGTTGCATACACTTATTGGAGAGTAAGGGAGAGCTCAAGGCTAGTGTAGTGACTAGGATTTGCTAATCGCAAGATTAAGGACTCCATTAGTGCATAGAgggtagcaagtgtgcatccagctttctcattaggcttgtttagGTCAAGTGAGATTTTAtgattgttactcttggtgatcggcatcacctagatggctttgtGGTGTTGTGGAGCTTGGTGATATCTTGATTGCAATTGTTAGAGGCCCAAGTCATGGTGTaaatggttgtgggtgattcaccatgctAGAATGGCAAATAATCAACTCGTAGAGGGCACTTGGTCCTTGTACGGATCAAAGGGGAGCAATACCTTgcgaggtgctccaacgaggattagtaGGGAGTgttgactctccgataccttgggaaAACATTGCCATGTCCCTATCCCTTCTGCTTTACTTTTGTGcaatttactttcatgcatttaCATTAATATAATTGCCACGCTAGGCTAGGGTTGGAACTAGGTTGCAAAACTTTGTACGG encodes:
- the LOC136470387 gene encoding protein PXR1-like gives rise to the protein MALNTIYNAIDPKVFEQIKDLERASEVWTRLEETYEGTPAVKSAKLYILKDKLTSFKMKDDESILEIFHRLQVIVNELKSLGEKVNDDDASHRFLMEGVDQEEDKKKKSVAFKAGTSSKSKGKSKKEVSSDDEETSDINDEFLALFVCKFGKFMKKKGYGARKRRDQTKSKDYVRRCYKCKSKDHIVVDCPYNSDDNEEEKKKEKKEKKEKKLSFTKKKGGSYVGTNSVKAKFIGASIVGPKKKAI